From the Xenopus laevis strain J_2021 chromosome 7L, Xenopus_laevis_v10.1, whole genome shotgun sequence genome, the window GATAAAAGGCCACTGAAGTTGCTGCAGCATCCAATATACCTTGGTGGAACAAATCCTATTTGATGACTATTTGCATTCCCAGCATTTTCAGATTAAAGGAGTTCTTAGagcagatttaatttttttaaaagccccTTTGTTCAGTCAGCCACCTAATAGCAATTAGTATCAGATGCTCACATCTGCCACCTGCTGGCTGTTTCCTTGTTTACTGGACTGACCCCTGGATTATAGGCCACTGAGTTATTTGCCATGAAATGCTTGTGCAAGAATAAGCCTCCATGCATTGCCAAAATAACTTTAACCAGGCTGGTCACAGGACCTTTTATTTGCCCCTGATTATGCACCcgatagatttttttatatgtcatTTCTAGGGCacattagttaaaggaacagtaacaccaaagcattaaagtaatgaaaatatataagtACTGATTACACTGCACTCATACAACTAGTGTGctgcagaaactctacaatagtttatataattaagctgcttATTGGCAAgttagccacgggggcagccattcaaaggagaaaagggacAGGATACTCCACAAATAAcaggtaagctctgtagtatacaatgggattcttcagaacttatctgtgatACATTGtggatcctgtgcttgaatgtctgcccccacaGCAGCTTACTtatgtaaaacaatattttatttaaagtaaactcatcagttttaccagtgcagggcaacagtacatcacATTGTcatttaaaactttcattttttttggtattccTTTAAGGCATTTGACAAAGCATTACTTTTTCGGTATAAACATCATCTGGTAGGATCTTAATTTCGAGTAATGGTTTTCTGccgaccccccctccccccctttttttaaaaatttatttatttttttggcctCCCTGAGCCCATTATAGATGTATAAAAAAACTGCAATAGTCATACTTCCAAATATATCTTAGCAGAAAATTACTGTTGTCATGTagacgagaaaaaaaaaaaggcattccaTCTTCATCTGACAAAGTAGCTGCCAGACTGGGTCCTCAACTACCCGATTGGCCCAGGGTGTAGATTGTCAGCAGGAGGCAGcctaattgatatatatatatatatataatatatatatgcattgggTTAGTTGCTTTTTAGCAAATCATTGGTTAAACTGTCTAGTTGTTGTTTTTAATGTAGCTGCAGCCAGATCTATGGACCTGAACTGGGGCTGGAACTTAAAACAAGCACATGAAATCCAATATGCCCCCATCGTGCATATGCTGACATGCCATTTAAGTTTAAATATAGGCTTGAGAGGTGCTTGATTATCTTAACAGGTTTAACTGGTAGCATTTACAGCGGCTAGCCTAATGCTCTTTTAAACCAAGCTGTATTTGTGCGATGTCGGGGGATGTTTGTGCCAAACACAGATCATTGCAGCCCGCTGGGCTCCATAGTCATTGAAACAGTAGTCTGATAAAGGTTTGTTTGCGGTGTCTGGGACGAGCCATATAGTAGAGTGAATGTTTGCCTGGGTTTATGGTGCCTGTTAAAGTTGTTCCTCTTTCCAAACAGGCTGATTCTGGTGACTATCTTTTTGCTTCTGCTCTGTGGGACCACAGCAAGTTGCatcaagttttgctgcaaaaaaaagaagCCTCCCGTGCAAACCTTTCAGAATCATCCCTGCGAAGTGACGGTCATTGCTATAGACAACGACAGCACCATTCACAGTACTGTTACCTGTAAGTGCCAGTCTATTTCTGGTGTTGCCCACTGCAGAATATTTATTATATGGTCCATTATAGGGCTTAGCCTTCTGTAGGCGATATAGTAGTTGCAATTACACAAATATCTCGTGCCAAGTAGCTGCAGTGGTTATGCTGAGTTGTCCTTATCCCAAAAACAAATAAGATCCTTTAATTACCATAGACTTCAGGGTAACCACATCCTCTAGTGACTAGATTGTGTAGGCAATTGTAGATATTCTTTCTgtacatttcattttgaattcATCTCTTCTAAATTACTAATGGGGAGGTTTTTGAGTTGGTGAAAGTTATTAGTGGGGAAGGGTAGAAAAGAATATTTCTAACCAAGTTATTTTGCCCTGAGTTGTACCAGTGCCTGTATctccacaaattattttttttttcttattcagcCTACAGCTCTGTGCAGTATCCTCATATGTTCCCATTTGTTGACCCTGATCGAAGTGCAATGTCCCCTCCTGCCTACAGTCTGTATGCCATGGAACTACCGCCAGCTTATGATGAAGCCATAAAATTGGCCAAGACTGGCAATGAAGTTGGCCCCTCTGCTTCAGCCCCGAAACTTGAAGGAATCACTGAGCAAGAGGGGCCAGAAGACGAGCCACATCAAGAGGCTGGGCAGCAAACCTTCTCAAATGTCGCTGAATCGCCACCCTGCTATGAGGAGTCGGAAGCTAGCCAGGGGCAGAGCCAGTCATAGCTAACTATAGATTAGGAACTTGTTCTTCCCAGAGTTTGGCATGTATGACACGGATTATGTTCTGCTGCAGTTGCCAACAGGGGACATTCAGTCTGTTTATAGTCCTATCATCCACATATAAGGCATTAACTCTCTAAATCACACCCTTCTGCTCTGTTTCAATAAGAGGAGGAATTACTACCTCAATCATGGTCAAAGCTTAATTAGTCATTGGCAATAGGTGAGGTCCAACTACTTAGGCCTAAGGTAGAGGAATGCTGGGGCAGACTGTTTCCATAAAAGTCTTGTTGGCTCCCAGTTCTTTACTGAAAACCAAGCTTGAGGTTTGCTGTGGGATATAATAGATTTATTGGTTTGCACAGACCGAGATATATTGCTCCAATTTAGTGTATTATTGCAGAATTATAAAGCCTAGCAGCCTCCTGTGACTTATAAGATTCTGGGAACTGAAGTTGAGTAGTAGCCGGAGTACAACAACGCTACATTTTGCTACAATGTTGTACAGTAGGTCCAGTATTCTTATAAATCGATATGGGTGTTTCAATCGTAAGAGTATACATACATGCTGATGTATTCAGCAGTTGCTTTGGGCTGGTTGAGAGATGGCCGGAGCACTGCAGAAGAATTGGCACCATGTTTGCTTGACATTCCAACTTTATGTAACTTAATAGTTCCTGCCTATGAGTGTCCTCCTTCTTGCAGAAGGATTCTTATTTCTAGCAAATTGCTGGTGTAAATAAAAACTTGTTGCTGCGCAACAAAATATTCTCATTCAGATGTATGTTACGCAAtgctttgtatatatttttttgaaatttaaagAGTATTTCGAGGGCTTAAGGGACAATGGTTTACCCCTGCTGCCACTCAGAGGAGGTGTAAAATAAAGTGTTGAATTATATCCTTTTACTTGCTTAAAGTATGTatgtcttgtgtgtgtgtgctgtaatatatatatatatatattttttaattaagttgGTTCAACAAGCCAAATAAAAACCATAATTGCTCAACCTGGCTCTCGTTCTTCTCAATATGAAAGATTGATCAAACTGTCCAAGTCACTATGGGGAAATTTAACTGCTGCCTTATAGCCCCACACTTATACAGTCCGTTATTTGCTTTTTGGGGTCCCCGCAAGAATCCACTTTAAATCCTGCACCAGAGGATATATAAAACATACCCGCGTTCTTTGGAATTTACCTGCCCTTTAAACACCATTACAGGTTTAAGGAGAGCTGGGCACTTGCTTGTCTTATCATGACAAGTCCAATTCACCATCTCTGGTACAGTATCCTTATAAGTAAGAGGAAAAGCTACAAGTCGAAtattgaacaggtatgggacctgttatccaggatgctcatgatctgtggttttctagataattgatctttccatgaCTTGGGTCTTCATACTTtcagtctaccagaaaatcctataaatattaaataaaaccgagaggctggttttgcctccaataaggattcattatgtgttggtttggatcaagtacaagcttctgttttataattacagagaaaaaaatttggataaaattgagtctatgggagaaggcctctCGGTAATTCAAAGCTctctagataataggtttccagataaccgatcaaATACTTGTACTAATACTTCAATTATctatataggatctgttatctggttttccagacacattttaaaaatgatttaaaaacaaatgtaatcccaaaactgtaccttgtacttaatgatAACTAGACCGCAATAATCCATATTGGCAGAgacaatcttattgggttaacgattttatcagatttaaggtgtgaagatccaaatcacagaaactATTTCCTGCTTGCATTCCTAACTCATTGATGTGTTCCTGGGGTGCTGTGCAGTGGCACGATCCCTCCTGCTATTTCATTAGAAGTGTGacgaacaaaagaaaaaatgcaccCAGCCAGTAGCCCACAGCCGACTGCTGTACATAGTCTGCActattacatttatttcactCAACacgtatatttgttttttttatttgttatcatAAAATTATCTGTACTTTGTTCACATTATCAGACTGAGCCCATGACTAGCTTTGTGATTTATGCATGACTGATAAGGAGTCACAGATCATGTCCCACCTGAAAGTCATGCATATCTCAACTAAACACAACCAGCCATATATTCTTTTTGTGGAAGGCTTACTACATTCTTTAGATAGTAAGCCCTTGTGCACAGGGCCCACATGATTATATCACTTTGCCATTTCTTATGCACAACGCTGTGAAATATGTTAGTCATTTGAAAAATCCCTTGTAATAGTTGCAGGTTGCTGCACTAATTGTCTTCCAattgtcgaaggcccccgcctctgttcagggatggtttctccaccttgacatgaatcgcctctttcaagctttattcaaaccagtggtcttctttatTCAAGATTTGGACATTATTATTTTCAAAGGCGTgttccttgtcttttaggtgtagaaaaaCAGCCCTTGCCCTGTAGATTTCATCCTCCTATGCTGAGGgggtgaaaacccctttaaatgcaattcATGAGGATCTTCAATCTGGATTTCTTAGATGTGTCCCCAATTTTCCAAGGATctggtatttttagaaatgtatgtattgtatttaGACAGGATACAATGTCAGCTCAAGGAGTAACCCTAAAAAATTCCATGCATTTATAAATCCGGTCACACAGGAGTCTGCTTTTGGGAAATCCCACAATTAGCATGAAGGCCATGTTTGAAAAGTTTAATGGGAGTTGAAGGGTGGGGCTGTTAAATCTCTTTTGTCTGAGTAGAATTGGGAGGGTAAATACTTTTAACAGCTTCTCACAGCAGACTATAGAAAAGCACAAGTCTTGAGACACAG encodes:
- the tmem52.L gene encoding transmembrane protein 52 L homeolog precursor (The RefSeq protein has 1 non-frameshifting indel compared to this genomic sequence), whose amino-acid sequence is MRLIMAPARGTFLLLCCLHSLIPFCAADDEEEEDDCKKPGCSQGTSWVNLWYVWLILVTIFLLLLCGTTASCIKFCCKKKKPPVQTFQNHPCEVTVIAIDNDSTIHSTVTSYSSVQYPHMFPFVDPDRSAMSPPAYSLYAMELPPAYDEAIKLAKTGNEVGPSASAPKLEGITEQEGPEDEPHQEAGQQTFSNVAESPPCYEESEASQGQSQS